In Arcobacter sp. LA11, the genomic window TTTAAGGCTTTTTAGTCCATTATACTCTCCAAAGTCATCCTTTACAAATATCATAATAGGAATATCATAATAAGAACTTGTAAAGCTTGTAAAAGGCTCTCTATATTTTTTATAAGAGATACTTGTTATCATATCTACTTCTTTGCCTTTAAAAGCATTATAAATTGTAGTCCACTTATTTATAGTTTTTTCAAATTGCAATCCTGTTCTTTTAGAGATTATTTTTAGTAAATCATGTTCAAATCCAACAGGAGTATCTTTAATATAATATGTAAAAGGGGAAAAGTCTGGCATCATTGCAACTTTTACTAAAGGATTTGTTTCTATAAACTTTTTTTCCTCTTTAGTAAAGGTAATAGTGTTTGCCATTGCTTCTATTGAAAAACAAAATATAAAAAGTAGTTGTATAAATAATATTTTCATTTTTTCCCTTATAAAGAATATATTTTATCAGTTAAAACTCTTTATATAGGTTAATTATAAGTCTTTTTATTATAATTAATAAAAAAATGGCAAATTATTTATTATATAATTGTAACAAAATCCTAAAAGTTATATTTTTAAACAAATGCTTATTATATGTTCAATTCGTTACAATACAAAAAATAAATTAGGATAGTATTGAACTTAAAACAAATAAGCATAGCTATATATGCAACTTACCTTACAAATAAATATGGATTTAAATTAAAAAAAGCAAAAACTTCCCAAGAAAGAATAGACTTAAGATTTGAATATTCACAAGTATTACTTAATAAATTAAATATTAGTATTGAAGTACTAAATAAAGAAAAATTACCACAAGATGGACAATATTTATTAATATCAAATCATAGAAGTATTATTGATCCTTTGATTATTGAAACAGCTTTAAAAGATACAAAAGTAGATGGTTTTTGGATTGCAAAAAAAGAATTATATAACTCTTTTTTCTTTGGAACATTTACAAGAAATGCAGGTTGTGTTTTACTTGATAGAGAAGCTCCTAATATGTCATCATTTTTTAAAGCTACAAAAGAAGTAGTAAAAGAAGGGCACTCTATTTATATTTTTCCTGAAGGAACAAGAAATAAAGAAAATACGCCATTATCAGAGTTTAAAGAAGGTTCTAGAATTATTGCCTTGAAAAATAGATTACCTATTTTACCTGTATATATAAAAACAAATGCAAATGATATTTTAAAAGAAGCTATTATGAACAGAACAAAAGATTTAAAAATAGAGATAGAAATTGGTGAGATTATAGACTATAAAGATAAAACATCTTTAGAAGAAAACTATAGAAAACAATTTATAGATAAATAGTCTTTGAAGAGCAAAAGCTCTTCAAAATATATTGTAATTTATTTTTTACAATGCTCTGCGTAGAAATTACCAAACTTAAGATTCATTCCACCTTTGTCTTTTTTAACAGTAT contains:
- a CDS encoding lysophospholipid acyltransferase family protein → MNLKQISIAIYATYLTNKYGFKLKKAKTSQERIDLRFEYSQVLLNKLNISIEVLNKEKLPQDGQYLLISNHRSIIDPLIIETALKDTKVDGFWIAKKELYNSFFFGTFTRNAGCVLLDREAPNMSSFFKATKEVVKEGHSIYIFPEGTRNKENTPLSEFKEGSRIIALKNRLPILPVYIKTNANDILKEAIMNRTKDLKIEIEIGEIIDYKDKTSLEENYRKQFIDK